In one Streptomyces venezuelae genomic region, the following are encoded:
- a CDS encoding MBL fold metallo-hydrolase, whose amino-acid sequence MQAQTPPPLRTPHWTVGDVTIHRIDEIPLPPETGPWLLPSATPDVTNQHPWLQPDFADPTGTLHLDSHTFALTVGTLRVLVDTGIGNGKTRANPAWHDLRTDYLQRLTDAGFPPDSVDLVVLTHLHTDHVGWNTREEAGTWLPTFPRARYVTSRAEREFWAGHAMDEPRQQMFRDSVHPIEDAGLLDLVDVPAQGAEVAHGLRLIPTPGHTPGHLAVQVSSNSQSALITGDLLHHPVQLPHPHIGSCVDIDPALAEATRSDLLASLADTETLLLGTHFPDPTSGRVVSDGDAYRLAPVPPQRATPSRRS is encoded by the coding sequence ATGCAGGCGCAGACCCCACCCCCGCTCCGAACCCCGCACTGGACCGTCGGCGACGTCACCATCCACCGCATCGACGAGATCCCCCTGCCACCCGAAACCGGCCCCTGGCTGCTCCCGTCCGCGACGCCGGATGTGACGAACCAACACCCTTGGCTGCAACCGGACTTCGCAGACCCCACAGGCACCCTGCACCTCGACAGCCACACCTTCGCACTCACCGTGGGAACGCTCCGCGTGCTGGTCGACACCGGCATCGGCAACGGCAAGACGCGCGCCAACCCGGCCTGGCACGACCTCCGCACCGACTACCTCCAGCGTCTCACCGACGCCGGCTTCCCACCGGACTCGGTCGACCTGGTCGTCCTCACCCACCTGCACACCGACCACGTCGGCTGGAACACCCGCGAGGAGGCGGGCACGTGGCTCCCCACCTTCCCCCGCGCCCGCTACGTCACCTCACGCGCCGAGCGGGAGTTCTGGGCCGGCCACGCCATGGACGAACCGCGACAGCAGATGTTCCGCGACTCCGTGCATCCGATCGAGGACGCGGGACTGCTCGACCTCGTCGACGTACCGGCCCAGGGCGCCGAAGTCGCCCACGGCCTGCGGCTGATACCCACCCCAGGTCACACCCCCGGCCACCTCGCCGTCCAAGTGAGCAGCAACAGCCAATCAGCCCTGATCACGGGCGACTTGCTCCACCATCCCGTCCAACTCCCCCACCCCCACATAGGAAGCTGCGTGGACATCGACCCCGCGCTGGCCGAAGCCACACGCAGCGATCTGCTCGCCTCGCTCGCCGACACGGAGACCCTGCTCCTCGGCACCCACTTCCCCGACCCGACGTCCGGCCGCGTGGTGTCGGACGGGGATGCGTACCGTCTGGCGCCGGTCCCGCCGCAGCGCGCCACGCCCTCCCGACGGTCCTAG
- a CDS encoding MFS transporter: protein MPCDGEAATRRFRAPAQSRCREPAFTLSRGIVLAFAVACGAAVANVYFSQPLLVTMGRDLAMSPALVGSVVTLTHIGYGLGLFFLVPLGDVADRRRLIVTQLLCLVGALALVATAGTAGVLLAGMAATGLLAVVTQTLVAFAASLAPAAGRGRVVGTVTSGVVVGILLARTASGVLADLAGWRSVYLASASLTALLALVLHRVLPPGGDTPRTTLRYGELLRSTVTLFARERLLRLRALFGLLVFAAFSTLWSSVALPLSEAPYFLSHSAIGALGLVGAAGALAATVAGRLNDRGLSRRTTGIALVLLAVSWVPLSFTRGSLAALVAGVVLLDLAVQAVHVTNQTLIYALHPDAGSRLIGGYMVFYSVGSATGALAATSLYTVGGWGAVCALGAAFSCVALALWAVTRRSADGVASGAVGANGTNRTNGTNGAAAGAE, encoded by the coding sequence ATGCCCTGCGACGGCGAGGCCGCGACAAGACGGTTCCGGGCCCCGGCACAAAGCCGCTGCAGGGAGCCCGCGTTCACCCTCTCCCGCGGGATCGTGCTCGCCTTCGCCGTCGCCTGCGGAGCGGCCGTGGCCAACGTGTACTTCTCCCAGCCGCTCCTGGTGACCATGGGCCGCGACCTCGCCATGAGCCCCGCGCTCGTCGGCAGCGTGGTCACGCTCACGCACATCGGGTACGGCCTCGGGCTCTTCTTCCTCGTACCACTGGGAGACGTGGCCGACCGCAGGCGCCTCATCGTGACCCAACTCCTCTGCCTGGTGGGCGCGTTGGCCCTGGTGGCCACCGCCGGCACGGCGGGCGTGCTGCTCGCGGGAATGGCCGCCACGGGACTCCTCGCGGTCGTCACACAGACACTGGTGGCCTTCGCGGCCTCACTCGCACCCGCCGCAGGCCGCGGACGGGTGGTGGGCACGGTCACCAGCGGGGTGGTCGTCGGCATCCTGCTGGCCCGCACCGCGTCCGGCGTGCTGGCCGACCTCGCGGGCTGGCGCTCCGTCTACCTCGCCTCGGCCTCGCTCACCGCCCTCCTCGCACTGGTCCTGCACCGAGTGCTCCCGCCCGGCGGCGACACTCCCCGAACCACCCTTCGCTACGGTGAACTCCTGCGCTCCACCGTCACCTTGTTCGCCCGGGAGCGGCTGCTGCGACTCCGCGCCCTGTTCGGCCTGCTGGTGTTCGCCGCCTTCAGCACCCTGTGGAGCAGCGTCGCGCTGCCGCTCAGCGAGGCCCCGTACTTCCTGTCCCACAGTGCGATCGGCGCACTCGGACTGGTCGGCGCCGCTGGCGCGTTGGCCGCGACCGTGGCGGGGCGCCTCAACGACCGCGGACTCTCCCGGCGCACGACCGGCATCGCGTTGGTACTGCTCGCCGTCTCGTGGGTGCCGCTCTCCTTCACCCGCGGCTCCCTCGCGGCACTGGTCGCCGGCGTGGTCCTTCTCGACCTCGCCGTCCAGGCGGTGCACGTCACCAATCAGACCCTGATCTACGCGCTGCACCCCGATGCGGGCAGCCGGCTGATCGGCGGGTACATGGTCTTCTACTCGGTCGGCAGCGCCACCGGCGCCCTCGCCGCGACCTCCCTCTACACGGTGGGTGGCTGGGGGGCGGTGTGCGCCCTGGGAGCGGCGTTCAGTTGCGTCGCGCTCGCGCTGTGGGCGGTCACCCGGCGGAGTGCGGACGGGGTGGCCAGCGGGGCCGTCGGAGCCAACGGAACCAACAGGACCAACGGGACCAACGGGGCCGCCGCCGGGGCGGAGTGA
- a CDS encoding alpha/beta fold hydrolase, whose protein sequence is MTPTVPGFDHQLVPVADGVRLHVAVGGSGSPVVLLHGFPQTHLMWRHVAADLAAEHTVICPDLRGYGASDKPADLDGATYSKRTMAADVVALARALGHERFALAGHDRGALVAVRAGLDHPEAVTHLLSLDVLPTLDMWEVMHGTTAAVGFHLYLMAQPPGLPEELIGGAPDAFFGHFLDIWTRDPAAIPADVRAAYLMACREAVPSIVADYRASAHIDVRHDLADREAVNLLAMPVSVLQQDWGASLGFDAAELWRAWAPDLHHATVSCGHFMAEEEPAVVGGAIRDLLAR, encoded by the coding sequence ATGACACCGACCGTCCCCGGCTTCGATCACCAGCTCGTCCCTGTCGCGGACGGCGTACGTCTCCACGTCGCCGTCGGCGGCTCCGGCAGCCCCGTCGTGCTGCTGCACGGCTTCCCGCAGACGCACCTGATGTGGCGGCACGTGGCGGCCGACCTCGCCGCGGAGCACACCGTGATCTGCCCCGACCTGCGCGGATACGGCGCCAGCGACAAACCGGCCGACCTCGACGGGGCGACGTACTCCAAGCGCACGATGGCGGCCGACGTGGTCGCGCTGGCCCGTGCCCTCGGGCACGAACGGTTCGCCCTGGCCGGGCACGACCGCGGCGCCCTCGTCGCCGTACGGGCCGGGCTCGACCATCCGGAAGCGGTCACGCACCTCTTGTCCCTCGACGTGCTGCCGACGCTCGACATGTGGGAGGTCATGCACGGAACCACGGCCGCCGTCGGCTTCCACCTGTACCTGATGGCCCAGCCGCCCGGCCTTCCCGAGGAGTTGATCGGCGGCGCACCTGACGCGTTCTTCGGTCACTTCCTCGACATCTGGACGCGCGATCCCGCGGCGATCCCCGCCGACGTACGCGCCGCCTACCTCATGGCGTGTCGCGAAGCCGTGCCCTCCATCGTCGCCGACTACCGCGCCTCCGCACACATCGACGTCCGGCACGACCTGGCCGACCGGGAGGCGGTCAACCTGCTCGCCATGCCGGTCTCCGTGCTCCAGCAGGACTGGGGCGCGTCGCTCGGCTTCGACGCCGCGGAGCTGTGGCGTGCCTGGGCCCCCGACCTGCACCACGCGACCGTGTCCTGCGGCCACTTCATGGCGGAGGAGGAGCCTGCCGTGGTCGGCGGGGCGATACGCGACCTGCTCGCCCGCTGA
- a CDS encoding chaplin: MSATKKTLSVVLGTGALVMGAAGMASADAGAQGAALNSPGVISGNAIQAPIHIPVNACGNTINVIGLLNPAFGNTCVND; the protein is encoded by the coding sequence ATGTCCGCAACGAAGAAGACGCTGAGCGTGGTCCTGGGCACCGGCGCCCTGGTGATGGGCGCGGCGGGTATGGCCTCGGCCGACGCCGGCGCGCAGGGCGCGGCCCTCAACTCGCCGGGCGTCATCTCGGGCAACGCCATCCAGGCCCCGATCCACATCCCGGTCAACGCGTGTGGCAACACGATCAACGTCATCGGCCTGCTCAACCCGGCCTTCGGCAACACCTGCGTCAACGACTGA
- a CDS encoding ribonuclease H gives MSDLIIAACDGAAKKNPGPAAWAWVVADADGHPQRWEAGPLGHSTNNVAELTALAELLEATDPAVPLEVRMDSQYAMNAVTKWIASWKRNGWQTAAKKPVANKDLVVRIDALLQGREVTFRHVAAHRVDGDHLNAIADVAASDAATSQQPAGTAHGATEIPEPRADRMTSSPASRTPRKSTARTAKAASGKASSGAVIKAKYPGRCHCQKPYAAGEKIAKNAHGWGHVECRETAAE, from the coding sequence ATGTCTGACTTGATCATTGCCGCCTGTGACGGTGCGGCGAAGAAGAATCCCGGGCCCGCGGCCTGGGCGTGGGTGGTCGCCGACGCGGACGGCCACCCGCAGCGCTGGGAGGCCGGTCCGCTCGGTCACTCCACGAACAACGTGGCCGAGCTGACCGCGCTGGCAGAACTCCTGGAAGCCACCGATCCCGCCGTGCCGCTCGAGGTGCGGATGGACAGCCAGTACGCGATGAACGCGGTCACCAAGTGGATCGCGTCCTGGAAGCGCAACGGGTGGCAGACCGCGGCGAAGAAGCCGGTCGCCAACAAGGACCTGGTCGTGCGCATCGACGCGCTGCTGCAGGGCCGCGAGGTGACGTTCCGGCACGTGGCCGCGCACCGCGTGGACGGCGACCACCTCAACGCGATCGCGGACGTCGCGGCGAGCGACGCGGCGACGAGCCAGCAGCCCGCGGGCACGGCCCACGGCGCGACGGAGATCCCGGAGCCGCGGGCGGACCGCATGACCTCATCCCCCGCGAGCCGTACGCCTCGCAAGTCCACCGCCCGTACGGCGAAGGCAGCCTCGGGCAAGGCGTCCTCGGGGGCCGTCATCAAGGCCAAGTACCCCGGCCGCTGCCACTGCCAGAAGCCGTATGCCGCCGGCGAGAAGATCGCCAAGAACGCGCACGGCTGGGGCCATGTCGAGTGCCGGGAGACCGCCGCCGAGTGA
- a CDS encoding rodlin → MRTRNLPLALSLAAAALAGSAGTAAAIGDDTGTNSLSGNGAEQAFGNAATHGDQSAQPQLVAGSLNKVCAGIPVKANVGALVGLVPIAVQDIPVLSAPQNQQCTENSTQAKEDEPLSHLVSDISALSGNGTDNH, encoded by the coding sequence ATGCGTACCCGTAATCTCCCCCTCGCCCTGAGCCTCGCCGCCGCCGCGCTCGCCGGCAGTGCCGGGACCGCCGCCGCCATCGGCGACGACACCGGCACCAACTCGCTCAGCGGCAACGGCGCCGAGCAGGCCTTCGGCAACGCCGCCACCCACGGAGACCAGAGCGCGCAGCCGCAGCTGGTCGCCGGCTCGCTGAACAAGGTCTGTGCCGGTATCCCCGTCAAGGCGAACGTCGGCGCCCTGGTCGGTCTCGTGCCGATCGCCGTCCAGGACATCCCGGTCCTCTCGGCGCCGCAGAACCAGCAGTGCACCGAGAACTCCACGCAGGCCAAGGAGGACGAGCCGCTGTCGCACCTCGTCAGCGACATCTCGGCGCTGTCCGGCAACGGCACGGACAACCACTGA
- a CDS encoding VOC family protein has protein sequence MHATATTDFVSIRVITDDVARLVVFYEKATGTPATWATEDFAELRTPTATLAIASTRTVPLFAPGSARPAANHSVIIEFLVDDVDHVHNALTSWVTDFVNEPTTMPWGNRSLLLRDPDGNLVNFFTPAARRSAD, from the coding sequence ATGCACGCCACCGCAACGACCGACTTCGTCTCCATCCGCGTCATCACCGACGATGTCGCACGTCTCGTCGTCTTCTACGAGAAGGCCACCGGAACCCCCGCCACCTGGGCCACCGAGGACTTCGCCGAGCTCAGGACCCCGACCGCGACCCTGGCGATCGCGAGCACCCGCACGGTTCCGCTCTTCGCCCCCGGGTCCGCGCGTCCGGCCGCCAACCACAGCGTGATCATCGAGTTCCTCGTCGACGACGTCGACCACGTGCACAACGCCCTGACCAGCTGGGTCACCGACTTCGTCAACGAGCCGACGACCATGCCCTGGGGCAACCGCTCCCTGCTCCTGCGCGACCCCGACGGCAATCTCGTCAACTTCTTCACCCCCGCCGCACGCCGGTCGGCGGACTAG
- a CDS encoding winged helix-turn-helix transcriptional regulator, producing MVTRTRFDDSECPVARSVDAIGDWWSLLIVRDAFDGSRRFGEFQRSLGVAKNILTARLRTLVDGGVLESVPASDGSAYREYVLTPKGKALFPVIVALRQWGEQNFFAPGEPHSQLVDRRQGQGLRVLEVLSADGRRLTSDDTAVHKVPAPTSAS from the coding sequence ATGGTGACCAGGACGCGCTTCGACGACAGTGAATGCCCGGTGGCCCGGTCGGTGGACGCCATCGGTGACTGGTGGTCCCTGCTGATCGTGCGGGACGCCTTCGACGGAAGCCGGCGCTTCGGCGAGTTCCAGCGCAGTCTCGGCGTCGCGAAGAACATCCTCACCGCGCGCCTGCGCACCCTCGTGGACGGCGGCGTCCTCGAGTCCGTCCCGGCATCGGACGGCAGCGCCTATCGCGAGTACGTGCTCACGCCCAAGGGCAAGGCGCTCTTCCCCGTCATCGTGGCGCTGCGGCAGTGGGGCGAGCAGAACTTCTTCGCGCCCGGCGAGCCGCACTCGCAGTTGGTCGACCGCCGACAGGGTCAGGGACTCCGTGTCCTCGAAGTGCTGTCCGCGGACGGGCGGCGCCTGACCTCCGACGACACGGCGGTCCACAAAGTGCCCGCTCCTACGTCAGCTTCGTGA
- a CDS encoding helix-turn-helix transcriptional regulator, whose translation MSRPVGRVLTLLELLQSGGTRTVAELAERLGVDGRTVRRYVDQLIDLDVPVESVRGRYGGYRLAPGTALPPLMFGDDEALAVLLGLIAGRRAGLTPGGTAGETAAAKIRRVLPARIARRLDAVLDSLALTGESGALPAPDSEVLLTLADAVRHRRPVALRYTDRKGARGDRTLHPYGIVAHAGRWYVTGEDPDIDQDRTLRLDRITSARPLVGGSFEVPDGFDPADRVLTGFATAAYRYEVTLRIRGTVEQVRARLPVSVAILEECAGEDENDDEGEGTVRREPWVRGELRVERLDWLPPLLASLDRPFVIERPDELRGLVAEFADRLASFARRPV comes from the coding sequence ATGTCTCGACCGGTCGGCCGCGTGCTCACGCTCCTGGAACTCCTGCAGTCCGGCGGCACCCGCACGGTCGCCGAGCTCGCCGAACGGCTCGGCGTCGACGGGCGGACCGTACGGCGCTACGTGGACCAGCTGATCGACCTCGATGTGCCGGTCGAGTCCGTGCGCGGCCGTTACGGCGGCTACCGGCTCGCCCCCGGTACGGCGCTGCCCCCGCTCATGTTCGGCGACGACGAGGCGCTCGCCGTACTGCTCGGGCTGATCGCCGGGCGCCGCGCGGGCCTCACCCCCGGGGGCACAGCCGGTGAGACGGCGGCGGCCAAGATCCGACGTGTGCTGCCCGCCCGCATCGCCCGTCGGCTCGACGCGGTCCTCGACTCCCTGGCCCTCACCGGGGAGTCGGGCGCCTTGCCCGCGCCCGACTCGGAGGTGCTGCTGACTCTGGCCGACGCGGTACGTCATCGCAGGCCGGTCGCTCTCCGGTACACGGACCGCAAAGGGGCGCGCGGCGACCGCACCCTGCATCCGTACGGGATCGTCGCCCACGCCGGCCGGTGGTACGTCACGGGTGAGGACCCGGACATCGACCAGGACCGGACCCTCCGGCTCGACCGCATCACATCGGCGCGGCCTCTGGTGGGCGGTTCGTTCGAGGTGCCGGACGGGTTCGATCCGGCGGACCGTGTACTGACCGGGTTCGCCACGGCCGCGTACCGCTACGAGGTGACGCTGCGGATCCGGGGCACGGTCGAGCAGGTCCGCGCACGCCTTCCTGTGAGCGTCGCGATTCTGGAGGAGTGCGCGGGCGAGGACGAGAACGACGACGAGGGTGAGGGGACTGTTCGCCGTGAGCCCTGGGTGCGTGGCGAGCTGCGGGTGGAGCGCCTCGACTGGCTGCCGCCCCTCCTCGCGTCGCTCGACCGGCCGTTCGTCATCGAACGCCCCGACGAGCTGCGCGGGCTCGTCGCCGAGTTCGCCGATCGTCTCGCCTCCTTCGCCCGCCGCCCGGTGTGA
- a CDS encoding vWA domain-containing protein: MSTNRIQHKVNHVALVVDCSGSMQPHQSQLIRVVDEFVAGLKAESDSLGHETRISLYSFDHKVENLVWDMDVKHLPSMRGLYRVKNGATALIEASLKSLDDLGHIWEEYGEHSFLQIVVTDGEENASGGDRRHDGDMTILGPWLDRITAKMGGLPGHWTSAILVPNSLAKRTAQNYGFPAGNIAIWDADSQKGVEDAIGTVRAAATSFLRGREQGVRGTKNLFAVGQDISVDEVRANLEPIPADKYRLLKVDKETEIRPFVNSHPGVTYERGACYYQLGARAQVQQNKEVIVVEKETDRAYTGDAARSLLFGTGIHGTVSVKAGNNPKLEVYVQSRSVNRKLKPNTRLLIML; the protein is encoded by the coding sequence GTGTCCACAAACAGGATTCAGCACAAGGTGAATCACGTCGCGCTGGTAGTGGACTGTTCCGGTTCGATGCAGCCGCACCAGAGCCAACTCATTCGCGTGGTGGACGAGTTCGTGGCGGGTCTGAAGGCCGAGTCGGACAGCCTCGGTCACGAAACCCGTATCAGCCTCTATTCCTTCGACCACAAGGTGGAGAACCTGGTCTGGGACATGGACGTGAAGCACCTCCCGTCCATGCGCGGGCTGTACCGGGTGAAGAACGGAGCGACGGCACTCATCGAGGCTTCGCTGAAGTCGCTGGACGACCTCGGCCACATCTGGGAGGAATACGGCGAGCACAGCTTCCTCCAGATCGTGGTCACGGACGGCGAGGAGAACGCCTCCGGCGGGGACCGGCGCCACGACGGCGACATGACCATCCTCGGCCCCTGGCTCGACAGGATCACGGCGAAGATGGGCGGGCTGCCCGGCCACTGGACGTCCGCGATCCTCGTCCCGAACTCGCTGGCCAAGCGCACCGCGCAGAACTACGGCTTCCCGGCAGGCAACATCGCCATCTGGGACGCCGACTCCCAGAAGGGCGTCGAGGACGCGATCGGCACCGTCCGCGCCGCCGCCACCAGCTTCCTCCGCGGCCGGGAGCAGGGTGTGCGCGGCACGAAGAACCTGTTCGCCGTCGGCCAGGACATATCGGTGGACGAGGTGCGCGCGAACCTCGAACCGATACCGGCGGACAAATACCGTCTCCTGAAGGTCGACAAGGAGACCGAGATTCGCCCCTTCGTCAACTCGCATCCGGGCGTGACGTACGAAAGGGGTGCCTGCTATTACCAGCTGGGTGCGCGGGCCCAGGTGCAGCAGAACAAAGAAGTCATCGTGGTCGAGAAGGAAACCGACCGCGCCTATACGGGCGACGCGGCGCGCAGCCTTCTGTTCGGCACGGGCATTCACGGAACCGTCTCCGTGAAGGCGGGCAACAATCCCAAGTTGGAGGTATACGTCCAGAGTCGTTCGGTGAACAGGAAACTCAAGCCGAATACGCGTCTGCTCATCATGCTCTGA
- a CDS encoding haloacid dehalogenase type II yields MPELGIDAIVFDVLGTLVDEPAGIQAGIGVLAPSLDAFEVERLQSLWQKHVEREQRHMVDGVRPYRPSDALDLEAAQLVADAVKVDDPHAVAALASAGRRLPPWPDTVAGLARLAERFPVLGLSNASRSALLELNAYAGLRWHQALSAEDARTYKPDPAVYRLAVTVSGRPPERLLMVAAHAWDLRAAQSLGLRTAYVARPVGDPPVPSDTFDLHADDLPDLIEQLDRRKR; encoded by the coding sequence ATGCCAGAGCTCGGAATCGACGCCATCGTGTTCGACGTCCTCGGCACGCTGGTCGACGAACCCGCCGGGATCCAGGCCGGCATCGGCGTCCTGGCCCCTTCGCTCGACGCGTTCGAGGTCGAGCGTCTCCAGTCGCTGTGGCAGAAGCACGTCGAGCGCGAGCAACGGCACATGGTCGACGGCGTTCGGCCCTACCGCCCCAGCGACGCCCTCGACCTGGAAGCCGCGCAACTCGTCGCCGACGCCGTCAAAGTCGACGATCCGCATGCGGTGGCAGCACTGGCGTCGGCCGGGCGCAGGCTCCCGCCGTGGCCCGACACGGTGGCCGGGCTCGCCCGGCTCGCCGAACGGTTTCCGGTGCTTGGGCTCTCCAACGCGAGCAGGTCGGCGCTCCTGGAGCTCAACGCGTACGCCGGACTGCGCTGGCACCAGGCGCTGTCCGCCGAGGACGCCCGGACCTACAAGCCCGACCCGGCGGTCTATCGCCTGGCCGTCACCGTTTCGGGCCGCCCGCCCGAGCGGTTGCTCATGGTCGCCGCCCACGCGTGGGACCTGCGTGCCGCGCAGAGCCTCGGCCTGCGCACCGCCTACGTGGCGCGCCCCGTCGGCGACCCGCCCGTCCCCTCCGACACGTTCGATCTCCACGCCGATGACCTGCCCGACCTGATCGAGCAGCTCGACCGCCGCAAGCGGTAG
- a CDS encoding hemerythrin domain-containing protein, producing the protein MCHYCGCREIPLIKEFIAEHERVTDAAGDALRALERGETDRARVLVDDMARELDAHWRGEENGLFKVMREDPEYVEYIANLESEHRELAALLPALDLTDPADVRTLAEAVDELHRHIAKEEDGLFPASLTALDGDEWNLSMAAWREAHPRRRGA; encoded by the coding sequence ATGTGCCACTACTGCGGTTGCCGAGAGATCCCTCTGATCAAGGAGTTCATCGCCGAGCACGAGCGCGTCACCGACGCCGCGGGAGACGCGCTCCGCGCGCTGGAGCGGGGGGAGACGGACCGGGCGCGCGTACTCGTGGACGACATGGCCCGCGAACTGGACGCGCACTGGCGCGGCGAGGAGAACGGCCTCTTCAAGGTGATGCGCGAGGACCCCGAGTACGTGGAGTACATCGCGAACCTGGAGTCGGAACACCGCGAGCTCGCGGCCCTGTTGCCCGCCCTCGACCTGACCGATCCCGCCGACGTACGAACCCTCGCCGAGGCCGTCGACGAACTCCATCGGCACATCGCCAAGGAGGAGGACGGCCTCTTCCCGGCCTCCCTCACGGCGCTCGACGGCGACGAGTGGAACCTCTCCATGGCGGCGTGGCGCGAGGCGCATCCCCGTCGAAGGGGTGCCTAG
- a CDS encoding BTAD domain-containing putative transcriptional regulator: protein MAAWNSDGPIALAGPRQRAVLARLIVARRHVVPVTRLIDDLWDDDPPERALGTVRTFVAALRKALEPDRPHRAPARLLVTDGPGYALRAAPDAVDAWRFEAAVSEARQLPPPDALRRLDEALGWWRGPAYADFADEEWARAERSRLAELRALAVERRAEAALACGGAPDVVPDLDAHVTRHPWREDAWRLLSLALYRAGRQGDAVATLRRARATLADELGLDPGPGLRRLEADILAQDAALDPVGRSASRLWSEAAASYDRTVEAGARARLESTVGLIRNLAVTGAGGLEAARRHRMAVVEAAEEYGDAELTARVIGAFDVPAIWTRGDDPELARRIVAAAERTLAHLPQDASDVTRCRLLATVAVETRGARTPRGPQAAREAERLARHLDDPALLAFALNGTYMQSFTRAGLAPQRDAIGAELDELAARQGLVTFEVLGHLIRLQARAGLGDFPGADAHAAAATRLSERHELPLVGVFTRWYDALRQAASGDVAQAETSMRAAGAHLDSAGMPGMRTGLLPLALVTLRLAHLLPPDVDLALDWGPHRPWAEALALAESGRHAQARAALGALPEPPPDLLYEALCCVEAEAALRAGDRAGLERVGARLLPAAGQLAGAGSGVLTAGAVDRWLARIGDALA from the coding sequence ATGGCGGCCTGGAACTCCGACGGCCCGATCGCGCTTGCCGGGCCGCGGCAGCGCGCCGTCCTGGCCCGCCTGATCGTCGCCCGCCGTCACGTCGTCCCCGTCACGCGCCTGATCGACGACCTGTGGGACGACGACCCGCCGGAGCGCGCGCTCGGGACGGTCCGGACGTTCGTCGCCGCACTGCGCAAGGCCCTCGAACCCGACCGGCCGCACCGCGCGCCCGCCCGCCTCCTCGTCACCGACGGTCCGGGCTACGCGCTGCGGGCCGCACCGGACGCCGTCGACGCCTGGCGATTCGAGGCGGCCGTGAGTGAGGCCCGGCAGCTGCCGCCGCCGGACGCGCTGCGCCGCCTCGACGAGGCGCTGGGCTGGTGGCGGGGGCCTGCCTACGCCGATTTCGCGGACGAGGAGTGGGCGCGCGCGGAGCGTTCCCGGCTCGCCGAACTGCGTGCGCTGGCCGTCGAGCGGCGCGCCGAGGCCGCGCTGGCATGCGGCGGCGCTCCCGACGTCGTGCCCGACCTCGACGCGCACGTGACCCGCCACCCGTGGCGCGAGGACGCCTGGCGGCTGCTGTCCCTCGCGCTCTACCGGGCGGGACGGCAGGGAGACGCGGTCGCGACACTGCGCCGCGCCCGGGCCACGCTCGCCGATGAACTCGGCCTCGACCCGGGCCCCGGCCTGCGCCGCCTGGAGGCGGACATCCTCGCGCAGGACGCGGCCCTGGATCCGGTGGGACGGTCGGCGTCCCGGCTCTGGAGCGAGGCGGCGGCGTCGTACGACCGCACCGTCGAGGCCGGTGCCCGCGCCCGCCTGGAGTCGACTGTCGGCCTCATCCGGAACCTCGCCGTCACCGGCGCCGGGGGACTGGAGGCCGCCCGTCGCCACCGCATGGCGGTCGTCGAGGCGGCCGAGGAGTACGGCGACGCGGAACTGACCGCGCGCGTCATCGGCGCCTTCGACGTGCCGGCGATCTGGACCCGCGGCGACGACCCGGAACTCGCCCGGCGGATCGTCGCGGCCGCGGAGCGGACCCTCGCGCACCTGCCGCAGGACGCCTCCGACGTGACACGCTGCCGGCTCCTCGCCACCGTCGCGGTGGAGACGCGCGGCGCCAGAACGCCGCGCGGACCACAGGCCGCCCGCGAGGCGGAGCGGCTCGCTCGGCACCTCGACGACCCCGCGCTGCTCGCGTTCGCGCTCAACGGAACGTACATGCAGTCCTTCACCCGCGCCGGCCTGGCCCCGCAGCGGGACGCCATCGGTGCCGAACTCGACGAACTCGCCGCGCGCCAGGGCCTGGTGACGTTCGAAGTGCTCGGCCACCTCATCCGCCTTCAGGCACGCGCCGGGCTCGGCGACTTCCCGGGGGCCGATGCCCACGCGGCCGCCGCGACGCGTCTCTCGGAGCGGCACGAACTGCCGTTGGTCGGCGTCTTCACGCGGTGGTACGACGCCCTGCGGCAGGCCGCGTCCGGAGACGTGGCACAGGCCGAGACCTCCATGCGGGCCGCGGGCGCGCACCTGGACTCGGCCGGGATGCCGGGGATGCGCACGGGGCTGCTGCCGCTCGCGCTGGTCACCCTGCGCCTGGCACACCTGTTGCCGCCCGACGTCGACCTCGCACTGGACTGGGGACCGCACCGCCCCTGGGCCGAGGCGCTGGCCCTCGCGGAGTCGGGACGCCACGCCCAGGCGCGAGCGGCGCTTGGAGCCCTCCCCGAACCACCGCCGGACCTGCTCTACGAGGCCCTGTGCTGCGTGGAGGCGGAGGCGGCCCTGCGGGCGGGGGACCGGGCCGGTCTGGAGCGGGTCGGGGCACGCCTGCTGCCGGCTGCCGGGCAGTTGGCCGGTGCGGGCAGCGGGGTGCTCACGGCCGGAGCCGTGGACCGCTGGCTCGCCCGCATCGGCGACGCGCTCGCCTGA